From Sporosarcina sp. Marseille-Q4943, the proteins below share one genomic window:
- a CDS encoding FmdB family zinc ribbon protein — translation MPNYTFRCKDCGEFTLFFKSMAGNKEIADCPDCGHVSTRVFFAPNLYTLSREVSSRIEKGMEPQRMTRAELGAKQPKKKAKVNRPWQVG, via the coding sequence TTGCCTAATTATACATTCCGTTGTAAGGACTGCGGCGAATTTACGCTGTTCTTCAAATCAATGGCCGGCAATAAAGAAATAGCGGACTGCCCGGACTGTGGCCACGTGTCAACTAGAGTCTTTTTCGCACCTAACCTTTACACTCTATCAAGAGAAGTGAGTTCACGCATTGAGAAAGGGATGGAGCCCCAGCGGATGACGCGGGCTGAATTAGGTGCCAAGCAGCCAAAGAAAAAGGCGAAGGTCAATCGTCCTTGGCAAGTTGGCTAA
- a CDS encoding Uma2 family endonuclease: MAQTETNRRYTIADICGWDGRWELIDGIPYNMTPAPSTAHQQIVGELFFALRSHFGKSGCSVFIAPFDVQLEESDQHTIVQPDLSVFCKEQTIHSNRAIGVADLLVEVLSPSTALKDRNEKFILYERSGVKEYWLVDPLNHTIELYGLSDGRYSRRKVFGVDDTLNSFVFPELSIDMKNILRG, encoded by the coding sequence ATGGCGCAGACGGAAACAAATCGACGTTACACAATTGCTGACATATGTGGTTGGGATGGGCGATGGGAATTGATTGACGGTATTCCGTATAATATGACGCCTGCCCCTTCTACTGCCCACCAGCAGATTGTTGGTGAATTGTTTTTCGCCCTGCGATCCCATTTCGGGAAGAGTGGTTGTTCTGTATTTATAGCGCCTTTTGATGTGCAACTGGAAGAGAGCGATCAACATACCATTGTGCAACCAGATCTATCTGTGTTTTGCAAGGAGCAAACCATCCATTCGAATCGGGCAATTGGGGTTGCGGATTTGTTAGTAGAAGTTCTTTCTCCTTCAACCGCGCTGAAAGATCGTAATGAGAAATTTATATTATATGAACGGTCTGGAGTGAAGGAATATTGGCTTGTCGACCCGCTAAATCATACGATTGAGCTGTATGGTCTTTCGGATGGTCGATATAGCAGACGTAAGGTGTTCGGCGTGGATGATACGCTAAATTCTTTTGTATTTCCAGAGCTCTCGATTGATATGAAGAATATATTGCGCGGCTGA
- the fmdA gene encoding formamidase, with translation MAKTMYALDLSKPMEEQAHPGHNRWHPDIPAAFSVDPGTSFRMDCKEWTDGQIENNDSAEDVRRVNLSRVHVLSGPVYVNGAEPGDLLVVDILDIGAHQGYEWGFNGIFAKENGGSFLVDQFPEAQKSIWDFEGIYTTSRHVPGVKFAGLIHPGLIGVAPSMELLQKWNEREQKLIDTDPNRVPALANAPNPESVVLGTLSGAEFDRVAKEGARTVPPRENGGNCDIKNLSKGSRIFFPTFVEGAKLSVGDLHFSQGDGEITFCGGIEMSGWIELKVDIIKGGMEKYKIYENPVFQPGPVEPNYNDYLVFQGISVDDRNGEQTYLDANIAFRRACLNAIEYLKTLGYTGEQAYMLLSTAPVEGRINGIVDIPNACCTIAIPTQIFDKDIMPK, from the coding sequence ATGGCAAAAACAATGTATGCACTTGATTTGAGCAAGCCGATGGAAGAGCAAGCACATCCGGGTCACAATCGGTGGCATCCGGATATTCCTGCTGCGTTTTCTGTAGACCCTGGTACGTCTTTTAGGATGGATTGCAAGGAATGGACGGATGGGCAGATTGAAAACAATGATAGTGCGGAGGACGTTCGTAGAGTAAATCTTTCGCGTGTTCATGTTTTGAGCGGCCCGGTGTATGTGAATGGTGCGGAACCTGGTGATTTATTAGTTGTCGATATTTTGGATATTGGAGCGCATCAGGGGTATGAATGGGGTTTTAACGGGATTTTTGCGAAGGAAAATGGCGGAAGCTTTTTAGTGGATCAGTTTCCGGAAGCACAAAAGTCGATTTGGGATTTCGAAGGCATTTATACGACGTCGAGACATGTGCCTGGTGTGAAATTTGCAGGGCTTATTCATCCTGGATTGATTGGTGTAGCCCCATCTATGGAGCTTTTGCAAAAGTGGAATGAACGGGAGCAAAAACTGATCGATACGGATCCGAACCGTGTGCCTGCGCTTGCGAACGCTCCGAATCCGGAGAGTGTTGTGCTTGGTACATTATCAGGTGCGGAATTTGATAGAGTTGCGAAGGAAGGCGCTCGTACTGTGCCGCCACGAGAGAATGGTGGAAACTGTGATATTAAGAATTTATCGAAGGGATCGAGGATCTTCTTCCCTACTTTTGTCGAAGGGGCGAAGCTATCGGTCGGCGATCTTCACTTCTCTCAAGGCGACGGGGAAATTACGTTTTGCGGCGGAATTGAGATGTCCGGCTGGATTGAGCTGAAGGTGGACATTATTAAGGGCGGCATGGAGAAGTACAAGATCTATGAAAACCCTGTTTTCCAACCTGGTCCTGTTGAGCCAAATTACAATGATTATCTCGTTTTCCAAGGGATTTCAGTTGATGACCGCAATGGAGAACAGACATATTTGGATGCCAATATCGCATTCCGCAGGGCGTGCCTGAATGCCATCGAATATTTGAAGACACTCGGTTATACGGGCGAGCAGGCGTATATGCTATTAAGTACTGCACCGGTTGAAGGGCGCATTAACGGCATTGTCGATATTCCGAATGCTTGCTGTACAATCGCGATTCCTACCCAGATTTTCGATAAAGATATTATGCCGAAGTAA
- a CDS encoding (deoxy)nucleoside triphosphate pyrophosphohydrolase, giving the protein MKKKVHVVGAVIENKDGEIMAALRGPDMSLPNYWEFPGGKIEANETKQEALKREIYEELGCIIEVLEPVEDTTYEYENVIVRLETFMAKVVEGTPKVSEHADLKWIPREKLFSLNWAPADIPAIEKLSISKVIK; this is encoded by the coding sequence ATGAAAAAGAAAGTTCATGTAGTTGGAGCTGTTATAGAAAATAAAGATGGAGAAATCATGGCAGCATTGAGAGGGCCGGATATGTCATTACCGAATTACTGGGAGTTTCCGGGTGGGAAGATTGAAGCGAATGAAACAAAACAAGAGGCACTTAAACGTGAAATTTATGAAGAATTAGGTTGTATTATTGAGGTTCTTGAACCGGTTGAGGATACGACTTATGAATATGAAAATGTAATTGTACGGCTTGAAACTTTCATGGCGAAAGTAGTTGAAGGAACCCCTAAGGTAAGTGAGCATGCAGATTTAAAATGGATACCAAGGGAAAAATTATTCTCATTAAATTGGGCTCCTGCAGACATTCCAGCAATAGAGAA